The proteins below are encoded in one region of Rhinolophus sinicus isolate RSC01 linkage group LG07, ASM3656204v1, whole genome shotgun sequence:
- the ADAMTS10 gene encoding A disintegrin and metalloproteinase with thrombospondin motifs 10, which translates to MAPACQILRWALALGLGLTFEVTHAFRSQDEFLSSLESYEITYPTRVDDNGALLAFSPPVPRRQRRGTGPAAESRLFYKVAAPSTHFLLNLTRSPRLLAGHVSVEYWTREGLAWQRAARPHCLYAGHLQGQAGSSHVAISTCGGLHGLIVADEEEYLIEPLQGGPKGDRGPEESGPHVVYKRSSLRHPHLDTACGVRDEKPWKGRPWWLRTLKPPPARPLGNETERVQPGLKRSVSRERYVETLVVADKMMVAYHGRRDVEQYVLAIMNIVAKLFQDSSLGNIVNILVTRLILLTEDQPTLEITHHAGKSLDSFCKWQKSIVNHSGHGNAIPENGVANHDTAVLITRYDICIYKNKPCGTLGLAPVGGMCERERSCSINEDIGLATAFTIAHEIGHTFGMNHDGVGNSCGARGQDPAKLMAAHITMKTNPFVWSSCSRDYITSFLDSGLGLCLNNRPPRQDFVYPTVAPGQAYDADEQCRFQHGVKSRQCKYGEVCSELWCLSKSNRCITNSIPAAEGTLCQTHTIDKGWCYKRVCVPFGSRPEGVDGAWGPWTPWGDCSRTCGGGVSSSSRHCDSPRPTIGGKYCLGERRRHRSCNTDDCPPGSQDFREMQCSEFDSVPFRGKFYTWKTYRGGGVKACSLTCLAEGFNFYTERAAAVVDGTPCRPDTVDICVSGECKHVGCDRVLGSDLREDKCRVCGGDGSACETIEGVFNPALPGTGYEEVIWIPKGSVHIFIQDLNLSLSHLGLKGDQESLLLEGLPGTPQPHRLPLAGTTFQLRPGPNQTQSLEALGPINTSLIVMVLARTELPALRYRFNSPIARDALPPYSWHYAPWTKCSAQCAGGSQVQAVECRNQLDSSTVAPHHCSAHSKLPKRQRACNTEPCAPDWVVGNWSRCSRSCDAGVRSRSVVCLRRMSATEEKTLDDSACPQPRPPVLEACQGPACPPEWAALDWSECTPSCGPGLRHRVVLCKSADHRATLPPTHCPPSAKPPATMRCNLRRCPPARWVAGEWGECSAQCGLGQQQRAVRCSSHTGQPSRECAEALRPPTMQQCEAKCNSTPPGDGPEECKDVNKVAYCPLVLKFQFCSRAYFRQMCCKTCHGR; encoded by the exons ATGGCTCCCGCCTGCCAGATCCTCCGCTGGGCCCTCGCCCTGGGGCTGGGCCTTACGTTCGAGGTCACGCACGCCTTCCGGTCTCAAG ATGAATTCCTGTCCAGTCTGGAGAGCTATGAGATCACCTACCCCACCCGAGTGGACGACAATGGGGCACTACTGGCCTTCTCACCCCCTGTCCCCCGGAGGCAGCGTCGGGGCACAGGGCCTGCAGCAGAGTCCCGCCTCTTCTACAAGGTGGCCGCACCCAGCACCCACTTCCTGCTGAACCTGACCCGCAGCCCCCGCCTTCTGGCAGGGCACGTCTCCGTGGAGTACTGGACACGGGAGGGCCTGGCCTGGCAGAGGGCCGCTAGGCCTCACTGCCTCTACGCTGGCCACCTGCAGGGCCAGGCTGGCAGCTCTCACGTGGCCATCAGCACCTGTGGGGGCCTG CATGGCCTCATTGTGGCAGATGAGGAAGAATACTTGATTGAGCCCCTGCAAGGTGGGCCCAAGGGGGACCGGGGCCCAGAGGAAAGTGGCCCCCATGTGGTGTACAAGCGCTCCTCCCTGCGTCACCCCCACCTGGACACAGCCTGTGGAGTGAGAG ATGAGAAACCGTGGAAGGGGCGGCCTTGGTGGCTGCGCACCCTGAAGCCACCACCTGCCAGGCCCTTGGGCAATGAAACAGAGAGAGTCCAGCCGGGTCTGAAGCGCTCAGTCAGCCGAGAACGCTACGTGGAGACCCTGGTGGTGGCTGACAAGATGATGGTGGCCTACCATGGGCGCCGAGATGTGGAACAGTACGTGCTGGCCATCATGAACATT GTTGCCAAACTTTTCCAGGACTCAAGTCTGGGAAACATCGTTAATATCCTGGTAACACGGCTCATCCTGCTCACGGAGGACCAG CCCACTCTGGAGATCACCCACCATGCTGGGAAGTCCCTGGACAGCTTCTGTAAGTGGCAGAAATCCATCGTGAACCACAGTGGCCATGGCAATGCCATTCCAGAGAACGGTGTGGCCAACCATGACACAGCAGTGCTCATCACgcg ctATGACATCTGCATCTACAAGAATAAACCCTGCGGCACACTAG GTTTGGCCCCAGTGGGAGGGATGTGCGAGCGAGAGAGAAGCTGCAGCATCAATGAGGACATTGGCCTGGCCACGGCATTCACCATCGCCCATGAGATCGGACACAC GTTTGGCATGAACCACGATGGCGTGGGGAATAGCTGCGGGGCCCGGGGCCAGGACCCAGCAaagctcatggcagcccacatTACCATGAAGACCAACCCATTTGTGTGGTCATCCTGCAGCCGCGACTACATCACCAGCTTTCTGGA CTCAGGCCTGGGGCTCTGCCTGAACAACCGGCCCCCCAGACAGGACTTCGTGTACCCAACAGTGGCACCCGGCCAGGCCTACGACGCAGATGAGCAGTGCCGCTTCCAGCATGGAGTCAAATCGCGTCAGTGTAAATACGGG GAGGTCTGCAGCGAGCTGTGGTGTCTGAGCAAGAGCAACCGGTGCATCACCAACAGCATCCCGGCCGCCGAGGGCACGCTGTGCCAGACACACACCATCGACAAGGGG TGGTGCTACAAGCGGGTGTGCGTCCCCTTCGGGTCACGACCGGAGGGAGTGGACGGGGCCTGGGGCCCGTGGACCCCGTGGGGCGACTGCAGCCGGACGTGTGGCGGCGGTGTGTCCTCCTCCAGCCGTCACTGCGACAGCCCCAG ACCAACCATCGGGGGCAAGTACTGCCTAGGTGAGAGACGGCGGCATCGCTCTTGCAACACCGAC GACTGTCCCCCTGGCTCCCAGGACTTCAGGGAAATGCAGTGCTCCGAATTTGACAGTGTCCCCTTCCGTGGAAAATTCTACACATGGAAGACATACCGAGGAG GGGGCGTGAAGGCCTGTTCGCTCACGTGCCTAGCAGAAGGTTTCAACTTCTACACGGAGAGGGCAGCGGCCGTGGTGGACGGGACACCCTGCCGCCCAGACACAGTGGACATTTGTGTCAGCGGAGAGTGCAAG CATGTGGGCTGCGACCGGGTCCTGGGCTCTGACCTGCGGGAGGACAAGTGCCGAGTCTGCGGGGGTGATGGCAGTGCCTGCGAAACCATCGAGGGGGTCTTCAACCCAGCCTTGCCTGGAACTG GGTACGAGGAAGTCATCTGGATCCCCAAAGGCTCTGTCCACATATTCATCCAGGACCTGAACCTCTCCCTCAGCCATCTGG GCCTGAAGGGGGACCAGGAGTCCCTGCTGCTGGAGGGACTTCCTGGGACCCCCCAGCCCCACCGCCTGCCCCTGGCTGGGACCACCTTTCAGCTTCGACCAGGGCCAAATCAGACACAGAGCCTAGAAGCACTGGGACCCATTAACACATCTCTCATCGTCATG gtgctGGCCCGGACAGAGCTGCCTGCCCTCCGCTACCGCTTCAACTCCCCCATTGCCCGCGATGCACTGCCCCCCTACTCCTGGCACTACGCACCCTGGACCAAGTGTTCGGCCCAGTGTGCGGGTG GCAGCCAGGTACAGGCCGTGGAGTGTCGCAATCAGCTGGACAGCTCAACCGTGGCCCCCCACCACTGCAGTGCCCACAGCAAGCTCCCCAAGAGGCAGCGGGCCTGCAACACAGAGCCCTGTGCACCAGA CTGGGTTGTTGGGAACTGGTCACGCTGCAGCCGCAGCTGTGACGCAGGCGTGCGCAGCCGCTCCGTGGTGTGTCTGCGCCGCATGTCAGCCACCGAGGAGAAGACACTGGATGACAGCGCGTGCCCACAGCCACGCCCACCGGTCCTAGAGGCCTGCCAGGGCCCCGCCTGCCCGCCTGAGTGGGCCGCTCTTGACTGGTCCGAG TGCACCCCCAGCTGCGGGCCAGGCCTCCGCCACCGCGTAGTCCTTTGTAAGAGCGCCGACCACCGCGCCACACTGCCTCCCACGCACTGCCCACCCTCTGCCAAGCCGCCAGCTACCATGCGCTGCAACTTGCGCCGCTGTCCCCCTGCCCGCTGGGTGGCGGGTGAGTGGGGCGAG TGCTCTGCGCAGTGCGGCCTCGGGCAGCAACAGCGTGCGGTGCGCTGCTCCAGCCACACCGGCCAGCCATCCCGCGAGTGCGCTGAGGCGCTGCGGCCACCCACCATGCAGCAGTGCGAGGCCAAGTGCAACAGCACGCCACCTGGGGATGGCCCCGAAG AGTGCAAGGATGTGAACAAGGTCGCCTACTGCCCCCTAGTGCTTAAATTTCAGTTCTGCAGCCGAGCCTATTTCCGCCAGATGTGCTGCAAAACCTGCCATGGCCGCTAG